A genomic window from bacterium includes:
- a CDS encoding RNA-binding protein — protein sequence MNSNKLYVGNLSYRADDDGLTQLFSQAGSVTSAKIIVDKLSGKSKGFGFVEMATAEEAEKAKEMFHNYSFMERPLIVNEAKPMEKKPFGGRDRGGFRKDQ from the coding sequence GCAACCTGTCCTACCGCGCTGATGACGATGGTCTTACCCAGCTCTTTTCGCAAGCTGGTTCGGTCACCTCAGCCAAAATCATTGTAGACAAGTTGTCGGGGAAGTCCAAAGGCTTTGGTTTTGTCGAAATGGCAACGGCTGAAGAAGCTGAAAAAGCCAAAGAAATGTTCCATAACTATTCCTTTATGGAACGTCCTCTGATCGTCAACGAAGCCAAACCGATGGAAAAAAAGCCCTTCGGCGGCCGTGATCGCGGCGGTTTTCGTAAAGATCAATAA